The following are encoded in a window of Mycobacterium sp. ELW1 genomic DNA:
- a CDS encoding cation:proton antiporter, giving the protein MPSLLNVAYHFFLQIAVILLTYRLLWPVFRRLAQVQVVAIMVAGFLLGPSVLGWIWPAAQQWLFPAKLTIGAETIVHPNLTVIYVVGQLGLVLYMFLVGSSFQLSILGAHSRQAGATAATGIGIPLILGGVLGWVMVSLGGYFTDKVAHWQGGLFVAAAVAITAFPMLAWIVYDSGLLKTRLGTMALSCAAIDDACSWILLATVVATAKGHVSGAILAIGGGIAYLLLMIYVGRPLLRRLETWTPPRADVERTGGLPIAHTSIVLLVVLTASWFTDLVGIYSVFGAFVAGIVMPRGAFLDAIRERFEPLVAYLLLPAFFIYSGLNTQLTLIFDSSTLLMAGIVLVVSFAAKFGAVGLAARWQGMSWYEAGSMGALANARGLMELILLNIGLEAGLISGKLYTILAVMTIITTFVATPLQRLFERRLARTGAKFGPEGEEPYGAEPAAA; this is encoded by the coding sequence ATGCCCTCCCTGCTGAACGTCGCCTACCACTTCTTCCTGCAGATCGCCGTCATCCTGCTGACCTACCGGCTGCTGTGGCCGGTGTTCCGCAGGCTGGCCCAGGTACAGGTCGTCGCCATCATGGTCGCCGGCTTCCTGCTCGGGCCTTCGGTTTTGGGCTGGATCTGGCCCGCCGCACAGCAGTGGCTCTTTCCCGCCAAGCTGACGATCGGCGCCGAGACGATCGTGCACCCCAACCTCACGGTCATCTATGTCGTCGGCCAGCTGGGCCTGGTCCTGTACATGTTCCTCGTGGGGTCCTCGTTCCAGCTGAGCATCCTGGGAGCCCACTCCCGGCAGGCGGGCGCCACCGCCGCCACCGGCATCGGGATACCCCTGATCCTCGGAGGCGTCCTGGGCTGGGTGATGGTGAGCCTCGGCGGCTACTTCACCGACAAGGTCGCGCACTGGCAGGGCGGTCTCTTCGTGGCTGCTGCGGTGGCCATCACCGCCTTCCCGATGCTCGCGTGGATCGTGTACGACTCCGGACTGCTCAAAACCCGGCTGGGGACCATGGCGTTGTCCTGCGCCGCAATAGACGACGCCTGCTCATGGATACTGCTGGCGACCGTGGTCGCGACAGCGAAAGGTCATGTGTCCGGTGCGATTCTGGCCATCGGAGGTGGAATCGCCTACCTGCTGTTGATGATCTATGTCGGCCGGCCACTGCTGCGCCGGCTGGAGACCTGGACACCACCACGTGCCGACGTCGAACGCACCGGCGGCCTACCGATCGCGCATACGAGCATCGTGCTCCTCGTCGTACTCACCGCGAGCTGGTTCACCGATCTGGTCGGAATCTATTCCGTCTTCGGCGCTTTCGTGGCGGGCATAGTGATGCCCCGCGGTGCGTTCCTGGATGCGATCCGTGAGCGGTTCGAGCCGCTGGTGGCCTACCTGCTGCTTCCGGCGTTCTTCATCTATTCGGGACTCAACACTCAACTGACGCTGATCTTCGACTCGTCGACGCTGCTGATGGCGGGCATCGTCCTGGTCGTGTCGTTCGCCGCGAAGTTCGGTGCCGTCGGTCTGGCGGCGCGCTGGCAGGGCATGAGCTGGTACGAGGCGGGTTCGATGGGAGCATTGGCCAACGCCCGCGGTTTGATGGAGCTCATCCTGCTGAATATCGGTCTGGAAGCGGGGCTGATCTCCGGCAAGCTCTACACGATTCTGGCGGTCATGACGATCATCACCACGTTCGTCGCCACACCGTTGCAGCGACTGTTCGAGCGCCGCCTGGCCAGGACCGGTGCGAAGTTCGGCCCGGAGGGGGAGGAACCCTACGGCGCGGAGCCGGCCGCCGCGTGA
- a CDS encoding type I polyketide synthase, which yields MTTLSDHSGREPLAIVGIGCRLPGGSDSVDRLWNLLCSETDATCVVPESRWNADRYHDPNPAKVGKIVTRRGGFLSEIDQFDPQFFGISPREAHSLDPQQRLLLHVTWEALEDGGFPADSLAGSDVGVFIGGFTLDYQLLQNQGRTSRYRFKAHSATGMMMTMLANRLSHAFDFRGPSVTVDTACSGSLVAVHLAAQSIWNGECTVALAGGVNIMGGPNTAIAESKSGFLSPEGRSKAFSDSADGYARGEGGAVVVIKPLRQALDDGDDIYAQILGTAVSQDGHTDGITVPRQEAQEAAIRMALARAGVAANDIGYVEAHGTGTPVGDPIEMRALASALTADRPPADPLLIGSIKTNIGHLEAGAGVAGLIKGALVAKHGYIPANLHLNEPTRHVSLSELKIDVPATGRPFPADKRRLVGVNSFGFGGTNAHVVLAEPPPRVAPSPESVEPQVPAVLPISARSEEALVAAADRLAGHLDANPDLTLADLQYTLGLRRSHLNYRHVVIADSKDDAQQQLRLLADGGPISARTAGTAPKLAFVCTGMGPQWWRMCRGLLDVLPAFTDSIVRTDRELAQYTGWSLIDELRRDETSSRMTETEVAQPANFAVQIALAEQLAQYGIRPDAVIGHSAGEVAAHHLAGLLTFEQAVEVVYHRSRLQQRTSGLGRMLAVGTDADSLMRVIDPQLQAEFGRRISIAAINSPSAVTVAGDADVLAALAPQLDELGIFNRYLTGKVPYHTHFMDAIKDDLLGALDGMSSKDATMPLYSTVTGERLDGYQAGAAYWWQNTRATVLFEPGIRRMVEDGYTHFVELGPHPALAASILETAGQQRVSVTAVQRRDQDDVRTFLNCVGTLHCNGHDVSWGALQHREGARPVKLPSYPWQTKRFWNETREATESLFYKPVHPLLGQRISALHPTWEAELSTVFNPFIADHRVQGSVVVPGAVYVEMGMAVANAVYGADFSVDNVVLHRAVILDETCDPILRTTLNEDDGTLEFASFTATADGEPKWTITATAELNIRPPAPKPLAAAGSAEPVVSISGADFYLRTESIGFDYGDAFRTVRKVTAGEDWAVADIAVPVSIADEVPRFRFHPALIDGAFQALFGAPFLGQEENEDPFLPTRIRHFAVYGAPAPEMTVHVRVVSVTKSHVESDITITDPSGTPLAVITGFVVQSLSESSRMSPDRIDKGVLQIQWQRMDDQPPGDEPGITGPTSWLLLSDGTGVGAAIAEEMRRRGHHVRVVRRGDGKDLAEEDFGALVDDDLHGIVDCWPLDITESCSVEEKQQLGVLTALRLAKALAGQGTRDHARLYLVTANAQPAPGTDLRGVDQAAVWGLGRVIGHQELPEHWGGLVDIDAADDHVQTAARVCEHLFNGGPEDQIAIRGDVTYVPRLRPCDQLTRPFPTKLSPDATYVVTGGAGALGRVVATYLAGRGARHIALWGRSVIPPRDSWPGLTEEHAHYETVKTIVDIERLGVRVTTASIDVADRDQVAEWLRDHARGGARPVRGIVHAAGSVHDQLLVNIGEDDFTAVMAPKVTGARVLHDALKGHELEFFVMFGSAGSTIASPGQGNYAAANAFLDAFAHYRRQQGLPALTIGWGPWSVGMVEELNLEKLYAARGIELITPAVGALILDRLINQQPPDVVAISADWGRARQAGLGSRLPMMFADLGNAETAPGAGESDGSVLMMLATTPEADRPAVIADRLREIVAAVFDCAIEDFEPDDMLEDIGLDSMMAMEFRVRINMTFSIDLPVLEILRGVSVNSLADRVLAELHFIHGDVAASTTESAPAAEASDLDDELDQLMAELSDAELQELLAQLENESESDAGEAFS from the coding sequence GTGACCACGCTCAGTGATCACAGCGGCCGCGAGCCGCTGGCCATCGTCGGTATCGGCTGTCGCCTGCCCGGCGGGTCTGATTCGGTTGACAGACTGTGGAACCTGCTCTGCAGTGAGACGGATGCGACCTGTGTCGTTCCCGAGTCGCGCTGGAACGCCGATCGCTATCACGACCCCAATCCGGCCAAGGTGGGCAAAATCGTGACCCGCCGCGGCGGGTTCCTCAGCGAGATCGACCAATTCGATCCCCAGTTCTTCGGGATCTCGCCCCGCGAGGCGCATTCCCTCGATCCGCAGCAGCGCCTTCTCCTCCACGTGACGTGGGAAGCACTGGAGGACGGCGGATTTCCCGCCGACAGTCTCGCCGGAAGCGACGTCGGGGTCTTCATCGGCGGCTTCACCCTCGACTATCAATTGCTGCAGAACCAAGGCCGGACCAGTCGCTACCGGTTCAAGGCGCATTCGGCCACCGGAATGATGATGACGATGCTGGCCAACCGGCTCTCGCACGCATTCGACTTCCGCGGGCCCAGCGTGACGGTCGACACGGCCTGTTCGGGTTCACTCGTCGCCGTACACCTTGCCGCACAGAGCATCTGGAACGGCGAGTGCACCGTCGCGCTGGCCGGCGGGGTGAACATCATGGGCGGGCCGAACACGGCGATCGCGGAGTCCAAGAGCGGATTCCTCAGTCCCGAGGGACGTTCCAAAGCATTCAGTGACTCTGCCGACGGCTACGCCCGCGGCGAAGGCGGCGCAGTCGTGGTCATCAAACCGCTGCGCCAAGCGCTCGACGACGGCGACGACATCTATGCCCAGATCCTCGGTACCGCCGTGTCGCAGGACGGTCACACCGACGGCATCACCGTGCCGCGTCAGGAGGCTCAGGAAGCCGCCATCAGGATGGCCCTGGCGCGAGCCGGCGTCGCGGCCAACGACATCGGATATGTCGAAGCGCATGGCACCGGAACGCCCGTCGGCGATCCGATCGAGATGCGCGCCCTGGCCAGCGCGCTGACGGCCGACCGGCCGCCGGCCGATCCGCTGCTGATCGGGTCGATCAAGACCAACATCGGTCACCTCGAAGCGGGAGCCGGTGTCGCCGGGCTGATCAAGGGCGCGCTGGTGGCCAAACACGGCTACATACCCGCCAACCTGCATCTGAACGAGCCCACCCGCCACGTCTCCCTGAGTGAACTCAAGATCGACGTCCCCGCGACCGGCCGGCCGTTCCCCGCCGACAAGCGACGGCTCGTCGGCGTCAACTCGTTCGGCTTCGGCGGTACCAATGCCCACGTTGTGCTCGCGGAGCCGCCCCCGAGGGTTGCACCAAGCCCCGAATCGGTCGAACCGCAAGTGCCTGCGGTGCTTCCGATCTCAGCGCGCAGCGAGGAGGCGCTGGTTGCGGCCGCCGACCGGCTCGCCGGACATCTCGACGCGAATCCGGACCTCACGCTTGCGGATCTTCAGTACACGCTGGGCTTGCGCCGCTCACATCTGAACTACCGGCACGTCGTCATCGCGGACAGTAAAGACGATGCACAACAACAACTGCGACTCCTGGCCGATGGTGGTCCGATTTCGGCACGCACCGCGGGTACCGCGCCCAAGCTCGCCTTCGTCTGTACGGGGATGGGCCCGCAGTGGTGGCGGATGTGCCGGGGACTTCTCGACGTCCTTCCCGCCTTCACCGACAGCATCGTGCGCACCGATCGCGAGCTCGCGCAGTACACCGGTTGGTCCCTCATCGACGAACTGCGACGTGACGAGACAAGCTCGCGGATGACCGAAACCGAGGTGGCGCAGCCGGCCAACTTCGCTGTCCAGATCGCTCTGGCGGAACAGCTGGCGCAGTACGGGATTCGCCCGGACGCCGTAATCGGGCACAGTGCAGGCGAAGTCGCAGCTCACCACCTCGCCGGCCTGCTCACCTTCGAACAAGCGGTTGAGGTCGTCTACCACCGGAGCCGCCTCCAGCAGCGCACCAGCGGGCTGGGCCGAATGCTCGCCGTCGGGACGGACGCGGATTCGCTGATGCGGGTTATAGACCCGCAGCTGCAGGCCGAATTCGGCAGGCGGATCTCGATAGCGGCGATCAACAGCCCGTCCGCGGTCACCGTCGCCGGGGACGCAGATGTCCTTGCCGCATTGGCTCCGCAATTGGACGAGCTCGGCATCTTCAACCGGTATCTCACCGGGAAAGTGCCGTACCACACGCATTTCATGGATGCGATCAAAGACGACCTACTGGGCGCGCTCGATGGAATGTCGTCGAAAGATGCCACCATGCCGCTGTATTCGACAGTCACCGGTGAGCGGTTGGACGGGTATCAGGCCGGTGCCGCGTACTGGTGGCAGAACACACGGGCGACGGTGCTCTTCGAGCCCGGGATCCGGCGAATGGTGGAGGACGGGTACACCCACTTCGTCGAGCTGGGTCCACACCCGGCACTCGCGGCGTCAATCTTGGAAACCGCGGGCCAGCAGAGAGTCTCGGTGACCGCGGTCCAGCGACGTGACCAGGACGACGTCCGTACATTCCTCAATTGCGTTGGCACGCTGCACTGCAACGGCCATGACGTTTCGTGGGGTGCTCTCCAGCACCGCGAGGGCGCCCGCCCGGTGAAGCTGCCGAGCTACCCGTGGCAGACCAAACGCTTCTGGAATGAAACGCGGGAAGCCACCGAATCCCTGTTCTACAAGCCGGTGCATCCCCTTCTCGGACAGCGGATCAGTGCCCTGCACCCGACCTGGGAAGCAGAGCTGAGCACCGTGTTCAACCCGTTCATCGCCGACCATCGGGTCCAGGGAAGCGTGGTCGTGCCGGGAGCGGTCTACGTGGAGATGGGCATGGCGGTGGCGAACGCCGTCTATGGCGCGGACTTCAGTGTGGACAATGTGGTGCTCCATCGTGCGGTGATCCTCGACGAGACGTGTGACCCGATCCTGCGGACCACCCTCAATGAGGACGACGGCACACTGGAATTCGCGTCGTTCACCGCGACGGCCGACGGCGAACCGAAATGGACCATCACCGCAACGGCCGAACTCAACATCCGGCCACCCGCACCCAAGCCGTTGGCCGCGGCAGGCAGTGCAGAGCCGGTCGTCTCGATCAGCGGCGCCGACTTCTACCTTCGCACCGAGTCCATCGGATTCGACTACGGAGACGCCTTCCGGACCGTCCGGAAGGTGACTGCGGGCGAGGACTGGGCCGTCGCCGACATCGCGGTACCCGTCTCGATCGCCGATGAGGTGCCGCGATTCCGGTTCCACCCGGCCCTCATCGACGGGGCATTCCAGGCGCTGTTCGGCGCACCGTTCCTCGGTCAGGAAGAGAACGAGGATCCATTCCTGCCCACCCGGATTCGGCATTTCGCCGTCTACGGCGCACCCGCGCCGGAGATGACGGTGCACGTTCGCGTGGTGTCGGTGACCAAGTCGCACGTCGAAAGCGACATCACCATCACCGACCCGAGCGGTACACCGCTCGCGGTCATCACCGGATTCGTCGTGCAGTCGTTGAGCGAATCGTCGCGCATGTCGCCCGATCGAATCGACAAGGGAGTCCTGCAGATTCAGTGGCAACGCATGGACGACCAGCCACCCGGCGACGAGCCCGGTATCACCGGCCCGACGTCGTGGCTGCTCCTCAGCGACGGCACTGGTGTGGGAGCGGCGATCGCCGAAGAGATGCGTCGCCGGGGCCATCACGTCCGCGTTGTCCGACGCGGCGACGGAAAAGACCTCGCTGAGGAAGACTTCGGCGCATTGGTCGATGACGATCTCCACGGGATCGTCGACTGCTGGCCGCTGGACATCACTGAATCCTGTTCGGTCGAGGAAAAACAACAGCTCGGCGTGCTCACTGCGCTGCGGCTCGCGAAAGCGCTTGCCGGACAAGGCACCCGCGACCACGCTCGCCTGTATCTGGTCACCGCGAACGCTCAACCCGCACCGGGAACCGACCTCCGCGGTGTCGACCAGGCCGCGGTGTGGGGTCTGGGTCGAGTCATCGGCCACCAAGAGTTGCCGGAGCACTGGGGCGGACTCGTCGACATCGATGCGGCTGACGACCACGTCCAGACCGCGGCCCGGGTCTGCGAACACCTTTTCAACGGGGGACCCGAAGACCAGATCGCCATCCGCGGCGACGTGACCTACGTGCCGCGTCTGCGGCCGTGCGATCAGCTGACGCGGCCTTTTCCCACCAAGCTCAGCCCGGACGCGACCTACGTCGTCACCGGTGGTGCCGGCGCTCTGGGCCGGGTGGTCGCCACGTATCTCGCGGGGCGGGGAGCGCGCCATATCGCGCTGTGGGGCCGCAGCGTCATCCCGCCGAGGGACAGCTGGCCCGGCCTCACCGAAGAGCATGCCCATTACGAGACCGTCAAGACGATCGTCGACATCGAACGTCTCGGTGTGCGCGTCACCACGGCCAGCATCGACGTCGCCGACCGAGATCAGGTGGCGGAATGGTTGCGCGACCACGCCCGCGGCGGCGCGCGCCCGGTGCGAGGAATCGTCCATGCCGCCGGATCGGTCCATGACCAACTGCTGGTGAACATCGGCGAAGACGACTTCACCGCGGTGATGGCGCCCAAGGTGACCGGCGCCCGCGTGCTGCACGACGCCCTGAAAGGCCACGAGCTCGAGTTCTTCGTGATGTTCGGCTCCGCCGGATCGACGATCGCCTCGCCGGGGCAGGGCAACTATGCAGCAGCCAACGCCTTCCTCGACGCATTCGCGCACTATCGCCGGCAGCAGGGTCTGCCGGCGCTCACGATTGGGTGGGGGCCCTGGTCGGTGGGGATGGTGGAAGAGCTCAACCTCGAAAAGCTCTACGCTGCACGGGGCATCGAACTCATCACCCCCGCGGTGGGTGCCTTGATCCTGGACCGGCTGATCAACCAACAACCGCCCGACGTCGTCGCCATCAGCGCGGACTGGGGCCGGGCCCGCCAAGCCGGTCTCGGCAGCCGGCTGCCGATGATGTTCGCCGATCTCGGGAACGCCGAAACCGCGCCCGGCGCAGGCGAGTCCGATGGTTCGGTACTCATGATGCTCGCGACGACTCCCGAAGCCGACCGCCCTGCTGTCATCGCTGATCGGCTGCGGGAGATTGTTGCGGCTGTCTTCGACTGTGCCATAGAGGATTTCGAGCCGGATGACATGCTCGAAGATATCGGCCTGGATTCCATGATGGCGATGGAGTTCCGAGTGCGGATCAACATGACCTTCTCGATCGACCTGCCGGTGCTCGAGATCCTTCGTGGCGTGAGCGTGAACTCACTGGCCGATCGGGTGCTCGCCGAGTTGCACTTCATTCATGGTGACGTCGCCGCATCGACCACCGAATCGGCACCGGCGGCCGAGGCGTCGGACCTCGACGACGAGCTGGACCAACTCATGGCCGAGCTGTCCGACGCCGAACTGCAGGAGCTTCTCGCGCAGCTGGAGAACGAGTCCGAATCCGATGCCGGAGAAGCCTTCTCATGA
- a CDS encoding ABC transporter permease, protein MPSAVRIGFSRVIPELKMFYRRPEQVVLTFSMPAIICVLLGSIFSAKIPGTQTSTGAVIAASMLAYGILSTSFINLGIGIAADRETGALRRLRGTPATASSYFIGKIMLVAIASLAEAVVLVALGVVAFQLELPTDVYAWFTLAWVFVLGIISCSLLGILVSNFAGNAVSAAVMTNGPAVGLQFVSGTYVPLMALPTWMLIVGSIFPVKWMAQGFRSVLLPAQMVAFEPAGSWEHGRIFLVLAAWSIGGLMACLYIFRWSDKG, encoded by the coding sequence CTGCCGTCCGCCGTACGAATCGGGTTCTCGCGGGTCATCCCCGAGCTGAAGATGTTCTATCGGCGTCCTGAGCAAGTGGTCCTGACGTTCTCGATGCCGGCGATCATCTGCGTTCTGCTGGGGTCCATCTTCTCCGCGAAGATCCCTGGTACGCAGACGAGTACCGGCGCGGTGATCGCCGCCAGCATGCTGGCCTACGGCATCCTCTCCACGTCGTTCATCAACCTCGGCATCGGTATCGCGGCCGACCGGGAAACCGGTGCTCTTCGGCGGCTGCGCGGGACGCCGGCCACCGCATCGTCGTACTTCATCGGCAAGATCATGTTGGTTGCCATCGCCAGCCTCGCCGAGGCGGTCGTACTCGTGGCCTTGGGAGTGGTGGCTTTTCAGCTTGAACTGCCTACCGACGTGTACGCATGGTTCACGCTGGCCTGGGTGTTCGTCTTGGGCATCATCAGCTGCTCGCTGCTCGGCATCCTGGTGAGCAACTTCGCCGGCAACGCCGTCTCCGCGGCGGTCATGACGAACGGGCCGGCCGTCGGTCTGCAGTTCGTGTCGGGCACCTATGTGCCATTGATGGCGTTGCCGACCTGGATGTTGATCGTCGGGTCCATCTTCCCGGTCAAGTGGATGGCGCAGGGATTTCGCTCGGTGCTGCTGCCCGCGCAGATGGTTGCCTTCGAGCCGGCCGGCAGCTGGGAGCACGGGCGCATCTTCCTGGTGCTGGCCGCGTGGAGCATCGGCGGTCTGATGGCCTGCCTCTACATCTTCCGATGGTCGGACAAGGGCTGA
- a CDS encoding ABC transporter ATP-binding protein has protein sequence MTASSAVQVEGLSKSYGRLQAVHDLDLEVGYGEIFAILGPNGAGKSTTIEILEGHRKRDSGRVAVLGEDPADAGRSWRARIGIVLQETSDFGVLTVLETVRMFAKCYGEGRARVPEELLELVGLASSAGSRVRTLSGGQRRRLDVALGIIAEPELLFLDEPTTGFDPEARRQFWDLIRLLAGDGTTILLTTHYLEEAAALADRVAVVAGGRVAAVDSPARLTAHVNTAATVQWMDGDQLRVEHTDHPTEFIRQQSADGTELVQLTVTRPTLEDAYLQLIGMA, from the coding sequence ATGACGGCCTCATCGGCCGTCCAGGTCGAGGGACTGTCCAAGTCGTATGGACGGCTGCAGGCGGTTCACGATCTCGATCTCGAGGTCGGCTACGGCGAGATCTTCGCGATCCTCGGGCCCAACGGCGCGGGAAAGTCCACCACCATCGAGATTCTCGAAGGGCACCGCAAGCGCGACTCGGGGCGGGTTGCGGTCCTCGGTGAAGATCCTGCAGATGCGGGGCGCAGCTGGCGTGCCAGAATCGGCATCGTCTTGCAGGAGACCAGCGACTTCGGGGTTCTCACGGTGCTGGAAACAGTGCGGATGTTCGCGAAATGCTACGGCGAGGGGCGGGCCCGGGTTCCCGAAGAACTGCTCGAGCTTGTCGGCTTGGCGTCCAGCGCCGGTTCGCGGGTCCGGACACTGTCGGGAGGGCAGCGTCGCCGCCTCGACGTCGCGCTGGGCATCATCGCCGAACCGGAGCTCCTCTTCCTCGACGAGCCGACCACCGGATTCGATCCGGAAGCACGGCGCCAGTTCTGGGACCTCATCAGGCTCCTGGCCGGCGACGGCACGACCATCCTCCTGACGACCCATTATCTGGAAGAAGCTGCCGCACTGGCGGATCGGGTCGCCGTGGTGGCCGGTGGCCGAGTGGCCGCCGTCGATTCCCCGGCCCGGCTGACCGCCCACGTCAACACGGCGGCGACGGTGCAGTGGATGGACGGTGACCAGCTGCGCGTGGAGCACACCGACCACCCGACCGAGTTCATCAGGCAACAGTCCGCCGACGGCACCGAGCTGGTTCAGCTGACCGTCACCAGGCCCACCCTCGAGGACGCCTACCTGCAACTGATCGGGATGGCGTGA